tattttgcCACTCTAtaactagaaaaaattaaaaattctaatgaTGTATGTCATTACAAAGTAAAATATGAGAAGCAATATTCAAGTCAGCCACAAAGTGAACACTGAAAACAGAATGTAAAggagatattaaaaaaagaccataaaatGACACATAAAATAGTCCACACAAATTAAGATCGATTCATCCAGAAAAACAATCACTTGCTcagaagaaaagcaacaaaagccACATAGTtgtactaaaaaacaaacaaacaaaaacaacttgcaaagttttaaaaagcaagactgGTGAAATTTCAATTAACCGAAGGCCACATCCTCTCAATTTCTAATCTTTAAAATCAACTGAAATCACCAAAGCAAACACTACACACAACTGTTTGCCACTTACCCACCACCATGCTATTTTTCTAGCAAGAATTTGCACCTTGTACTCCTCTGCCCATAAACTCTCCTCAAGATTTACAACTCAAATCAGGTGGGAGGTATGCCCTTCCTTTGTACTCTCAAAACAACCTCTGCAGGGtttgtgtctctgcttttttcAGTAAATCATGAGGCCTTAAGAccaaaaacagtattttatttgtgtttctctccTGATACTTAGAAAAGTATGCTTAGTACGTGAGAGGCATTCAAGTTCTTTAATTAAACTTCATCCACCATAGGCAAAACAACAGCATACAAGTCAAATGAAATTCAATCAATGGCACTAGCTGCTTTGTGACAGAGGTTCTCTAGTCCTGTTTGAAAGTTTTGTGTGGTCATACAAGTAAAAAACTGCCACTTACATTGGTATtaaacacagaaataagaaaagaaatgcctTGCCTTCAATTAGTTGTTAATGAATTATTTAACAAGGTGAATTGCCAATAACACATTTGAGGCTACCTTCCTCCTTCCAGTAAGTATTCTCCAGGACTTTCTTTCTTCAAAGCTATAATTCTCCAGGAcgttcctttatttcctttattttgcttaTCCCACTTAGGTGGTGAAGAATCCTCCAGGGGAAAGAAAGCAGTGGCAAAATTGGAAGGCCCATATTCAAAACAGAGGCAAAGTTTTAGGAATAGCAAGATTATTCACACGATAGTCTGATCCATTATTAAACAGATATAAAATTATGAGAcagaaaatgcttatttaaaaagataccGAATGACCCACAATGTCTCTCCATACATCAAATACTTAGTACAGAAACTCTTAGCCTATAAGTATATATTCTATGTATTAAACCCACTGAGTATCCCACATATCACAGGTTCCTAAATATAAACAGGTAACAATTTCTTATCCCATTGGTTGGGTGATCAATATCCAGTGAGGTTAGGGAAATCATTATCTGACATTATGAAGATGAAGATAGTCTCTAACTTTCacgtcaaaaacaaaacaaaacaaaacaaaaaaaacaaaacaaaaaaaaaaacaaagcattcaATTTTGGCATTAATCCCAAGCTTTTAGTTTCATCTATTGAAGTATTTTGCTTAAAACAGAGTTCACTTTAAAAGGGACCAAAAAacgcaaaattttttaaaaattgattttaaagtaCTACTCACCAAGAACTTTTGGGGTTCTGCTAAGAAGTAAACTATCTGATCTCTAATACTCTTTTAGGTAACTATTATGCctttaagaaaactattttccTCATAACACCAAAGATAATCATTTAAAgtctcatttttcctcttttacttttcAAACCTGAAAATGGGCATGGTAACACCAAAACAATGTGGATATTAAAAGTACATTCTTAAAagattcttaaataaaaagataaatgaccaTTCACATATAATAATCAAAGATCATCAAGGCTGGATAATAATGCTCAAAACAGCATCAAACTGAAAGGGTTAACAGAAGGGtatcaaaacaaactaaaaaaaagaaaaattactacaCCAAAGAAGACATCTTAAAATGGTAGTTAAATTCACTGCCTAGAGAGATagaattctttaagaaaacagaGCCAAAAgatgatttaatatttaatgaactCTATTTGAGAGATTCCAGGAACCAATAACCATCTCTCAAGATCTCAGGAAAACCCAATGcttgaaacatgaaaatatttagcaGAATATGAAGAACATACCACCACTACCAACTGATCTCAGCCCTTAACCACCCAATAAAACTTTGCAACTTttagataaaagaataaaagaatttgcACCTAAAAAGACATCAACTCTTTAAAGCCCAGAGACTCCAATATTAACAGAAGTAAAAAGCAAGTCAGAATACTGCCACAACAATATTCAAGCTATATGTATCTTAATCTCCCATATAGCAACATGTAACCTCTTGGCTATCTATAGCTCCCGCCCTATTTTAGTAACCTCCAAAGGTGAGGCATTTGTTTTCTGACCAAAGATCCTTTGACTCCTAATTTATGATTCCTATACTTCCCTAAATTCTATCCCTCCTTCTCCTCAGCTGCCTCTACTCAACCTTCTCTCACATTTCTAGTCAACTCCAATAAGGATTTTTATGTTAAACCCTGAAGACAAGGCCTTAGGCCTTGTATACAGCATCCAAACAAGCCCTAGTGTTTAACATTTTTGGCTTGTATCTTAGGTCTTTTCTCTTAGGTAATTAGAaactgagaaaatgaatgaaacacaaattgtccattttttaaaagtagcttttacataaaattgataaaatctgAAATAGATGACTAAACTGTGCCTTCTAAGTATTTCATTTACTGAAGCTAATTTCATCcctaaataacaaaattaagttGTGAATACTATACTTGAACAGGGATTTTCTTTGGAAACTATAAGGTCATTAGAAGTTAACTatgggagcagcccaggtggctcagtggtttagcgctgccttcggcccagggtgcggtcctggagacttgggatcaagtcccacaccgggctcctggcatggaatggagcctgcttctccctctgtctgtgcctgtgcctgccccacccccatctctcatgaataaataaattaaatcttaaaaaaaaaaaaaaaaaaagaagttaactaTGGTCCTAGGACTCAAATAAAAACCATCTTAATAATGGAATTAAAAGCTGATGAAAAACTTCTGGTTCCATATAACATCTGATCTTCTTTATGGGACAACCAAATGGGCAAATCATGtctaaacagaaaatctaaaaaaaaaaaaaaaaaacagaaaatctgaaaatctaaacagaaaacCCTTTAAGAATATTGGAAATTTAAGCTAAGTTAATTTGTAAGGGAAATGAGTGGGGATAGAAATATGTTTCAGTATTACCATGTTAGATCAGATACAAGTATCAGAAAACCTTGCTCAGCAACTAATTACCTATACTCCActccaaaaaataatttgatccaTTTTTCTCTAAGGACCCTAATTTGAATTACTTGCTGTTCAAGTCATTTTATCTTTAacctaaattttctttattaaaataaaaaatggggggatccctgggtggcgcagcggtttagcgcctgctttggcctatggcgcgatcctggagacccgggatcgaatcccacgtcaggctcccggtgcatggagcctgcttctccctctgcctatgtctctgcctctctctctctgtctctgcctctctctctctctctcaccctctctctctgtgactatcataaataaataaaaaaataaaaaatggaaggcTTCTATTTTGTGCATTAACGAAAATTATACCTAAGAATTTATTAACTTAAATTTCAAGACTGTAAAATTCTCAACTATCTCCAACTGAGTTATTACTGAGGACACTACCGAaaagtttctttgaaagaaacCTACCCTTCTGCCCTAAAATTCTGAATATCCAAGTCTCCTAAAAATATGCATACCCTGGGAGTGGCTATGATAGATAAGCACTGTATAAAATACATCCGTACAATGTATAAAATTCTCTCCCCTTGACAGTGGTTTTCCTTTTAGACTGCCTTACCTTTGATAAATCTGCAACTACCCATTTTAAATAAGCTTCAGCTGTATGGTTCTGCaaccataaaataaatcaattttaaactAAGAGTTTGACAATTATAATCAAGAAACAATTATAATCGATCGTAGGGGACTCTTCCTTCCTATCGTTATTTTTAAGGAAACCACTATCCTTCTAAAGTCATTTGGGGCACAAAATAATCACCAACTGAAATCTATAGCtaagttaaacaaaaaaaaaatgagaaaaagtaggGGCAGGGAACTAACATAacaataaaaaacagaagaaaataccaGAGTGATACTGCATCTCTTCCTTCACAATGCCAAATattttaccatatgacccaaagCCTTTTTAACTATCCCTCAAAGGCTTTAGAGAAACCTTTCTTCAAAGCATGAAATTACAGAGGGAAATGGTCATAAACATCTCTTAGTGatgctttttgtctttcatgagtaaTAATGATGAATTTCCAGATTGGTGAGCATAAGGCTGTGTCTACACATGACCCACCTGAAATACCTCAGATTTTACCAACTCCCTACTGATGCCCCTCAAAATGACTACTGTGTAGACTTCACCAAAGATGTGGGGACACTCTTAGAAACTGGCTTAAAGTAACATcatataatttatatggaaatgatCAAATGAGAATTAGtcattataaaaacaacaaattaatGACATAAGATTATGAACtctacaaaataaatcaaaaccaaattttCCCCAAAGTAAGCAATGTTTAAAAAGCTAAATACAGGAAGATTATGCAAGAGAAAAGTCTCAACAAAATTTACCATGGATTCataaaattgaggtaaaattcaggTTAAACATCACAAATTCTAgataatcaaaataatttataataatactaCTTCCTCATTTCATATTCTACGatattatttaaagtatttctaAACTTACCCAAATGAAGTAATGTAAACTGGGCTGCCAGTTCCTTTGCATCTTCTAATGTAGTACAGAGTTTGTCTGGCATAAAGTAACTCTGGGATCCATTTGCAATAGCAGGAATAACAATTTTATATACCAAGAGTACTTTCCCATCTTGACTTGTtgttgaatataaataatattctgGTGGTGCCCAATTATTTTTGTTGCAGTAATAATCCAAATGCATTACTGCAGAATTGAAATGATTGGATTTTAAAGAATACATGCTAATTGGAGTAAGCTTTGTTCCTGGAAAAAATGGATAAGTGCATCTTTCGATTTCAGGGGGGCTTGGGCTATGCTGACCATTGAGACGAGCTGGAAGAGTTGGTGGTTTGCCTAGAGTTTTTGGGTGGCTCTCTTCTTTGTTAGCAAACACAATCAGGTTTTCAGAATTAGGGCTAATCTGACCATTGAGATGCTGTCTCcaagtgttttctttatttactgGTTTTGCCAGTGTTACCTCAATACTTGCTCCATCAATGCATTTTCCATTCATAACAGACATAGCAGCCACTGCATCTTCTCGGTTGAAAAAGTGAACAAAAGCATAATCTCTAAGTTTCTTTACTCGTTCAACTGCACCAGGTTTGAATTTGTTGAATTCTGCTTTAATAGTCTCCTCTGTAGTTGAGATCATTAAATTTCTTACATAGAGAACTTTAACTCTCTGCATGGTTTCCTCATCAACCTCTTTCTCTGGGTCAGCCCAATCTACCTGAATGGTATGGCCCCATAGTTGGAAGGTacctataaaaaaagaaattaacctgAAGACAattaaaactaaaggaaaaaaaaaaacaactaaaggtcaaaaactattaaagaaaactttctccagagaagcaggaacacaAATACCTATCAGTATACTTGATTAAACATTAGTTT
This region of Vulpes lagopus strain Blue_001 chromosome 23, ASM1834538v1, whole genome shotgun sequence genomic DNA includes:
- the RBM46 gene encoding probable RNA-binding protein 46, with product MNEENIDGTNGCSKVRTGTQNEAALLALMEKTGYNMVQENGQRKFGGPPPGWEGPPPPRGCEVFVGKIPRDMYEDELVPVFERAGKIYEFRLMMEFSGENRGYAFVMYTTKEEAQLAIRILNNYEIRPGKFIGVCVSLDNCRLFIGAIPKEKKKEEILDEMKKVTEGVVDVIVYPSATDKTKNRGFAFVEYESHRAAAMARRKLIPGTFQLWGHTIQVDWADPEKEVDEETMQRVKVLYVRNLMISTTEETIKAEFNKFKPGAVERVKKLRDYAFVHFFNREDAVAAMSVMNGKCIDGASIEVTLAKPVNKENTWRQHLNGQISPNSENLIVFANKEESHPKTLGKPPTLPARLNGQHSPSPPEIERCTYPFFPGTKLTPISMYSLKSNHFNSAVMHLDYYCNKNNWAPPEYYLYSTTSQDGKVLLVYKIVIPAIANGSQSYFMPDKLCTTLEDAKELAAQFTLLHLDREHNLFSLDLCRRIWRK